One part of the Streptomyces sp. NBC_00286 genome encodes these proteins:
- the rsmI gene encoding 16S rRNA (cytidine(1402)-2'-O)-methyltransferase, with amino-acid sequence MTGTLVLAGTPIGDVADAPPRLAQELTAADVIAAEDTRRLRRLTQALGVQPGGRVVSYFEGNESARTPELVEALAGGARVLLVTDAGMPSVSDPGYRLVAAAVERDIRVTAVPGPSAVLTALALSGLPVDRFCFEGFLPRKAGERLSRLREVAGERRTLVYFESPHRVDDTLAAMAEVFGGDRRAAVCRELTKTYEEVKRGTLGELAAWAAEGVRGEITVVVEGAPEKGAEDVDAAELVRRVRVREEAGERRKEAIASVAAEAGRPKREVFDAVVASKHSAP; translated from the coding sequence GTGACAGGAACCCTTGTACTCGCAGGCACTCCCATCGGGGACGTCGCGGACGCGCCGCCCCGGCTGGCCCAGGAACTGACGGCCGCCGATGTGATCGCCGCCGAGGACACGCGGCGGCTGCGCCGGCTGACACAGGCGCTGGGCGTGCAGCCCGGCGGGCGGGTCGTGTCGTACTTCGAGGGGAACGAGTCGGCTCGTACGCCCGAGTTGGTGGAGGCGCTGGCCGGTGGGGCGCGTGTGTTGCTCGTCACGGACGCGGGGATGCCGTCGGTTTCCGACCCTGGCTATCGGCTGGTCGCGGCTGCGGTGGAGCGGGACATCCGGGTGACCGCCGTGCCCGGGCCGTCCGCCGTGCTGACCGCGCTCGCGTTGTCCGGGCTGCCGGTCGACCGGTTCTGCTTCGAGGGGTTTCTGCCTCGGAAGGCGGGGGAGCGGTTGTCGCGGTTGCGGGAGGTCGCGGGGGAGCGGCGGACGCTTGTGTACTTCGAGTCGCCGCATCGGGTGGACGACACGCTGGCCGCGATGGCGGAGGTGTTTGGTGGTGATCGGCGGGCCGCTGTGTGCCGGGAGTTGACCAAGACGTACGAGGAGGTCAAGCGGGGGACTTTGGGGGAGCTGGCCGCTTGGGCCGCGGAGGGGGTCCGGGGCGAGATCACCGTTGTGGTGGAGGGGGCGCCGGAGAAGGGGGCCGAGGACGTGGACGCGGCGGAGCTTGTGCGGCGGGTTCGGGTTCGGGAGGAGGCGGGGGAGCGGCGTAAGGAGGCCATTGCCTCCGTTGCGGCGGAGGCGGGGCGGCCTAAGCGGGAGGTTTTTGATGCGGTGGTGGCTTCAAAGCACTCCGCGCCTTGA
- a CDS encoding dolichyl-phosphate-mannose--protein mannosyltransferase, with the protein MTSTASHTDIRKEQGVEEQRPSWQLRLRRFGYTSPARSDVRDRLVPAYAQPSPRVWAAFGLSKPTAALVVRWSAWAGPLLITLLAGLTRFWNLGSPKAVIFDETYYAKDAWALIHRGYEVNWAKDANELILQRNGDVPIPSEAAYVVHPPVGKYVIGLGEWLFGFTPFGWRFMTALLGTLSVLMLCRIGRRLFRSTFLGCLAGGLMAVDGLHFVMSRTALLDQVLMFFVLAAFGCLLIDRDRTRARLAAALPPDEDGVVRPDAYTAEHTRLGLRPWRWAAGLMLGLAIGTKWNGLYVLVAFCLLTVLWDVGSRRVAGARHPYKAVLKRDTGLAFVATVPVAIVTYLASWTGWILSPSDGTGAYFRNWAATEGKGGNWTFLPDWLRSLWHYEHQVYEFHVGLTSAHTYQSNPWSWIVTGRPVSYFYESPQPGKDGCPVDAGEKCAREVLALGTPLLWWAAGLAVLYVLWRWFFRRDWRAGAIACGIAAGYLPWFMYQERTIFFFYAIVFLPFLCLALAMMIGAILGPPGSSERRRVAGAATAGVLVLLIAWNFIYFWPIYTGQAIPIDTWRSRMWLDTWV; encoded by the coding sequence GTGACCAGTACCGCGTCCCACACGGACATCCGGAAGGAACAGGGCGTCGAAGAACAGCGGCCGTCGTGGCAGCTGCGGCTTCGCCGGTTCGGCTACACGAGCCCGGCGAGAAGCGACGTCCGCGACCGTCTGGTGCCCGCGTACGCGCAGCCCAGCCCGCGGGTGTGGGCGGCGTTCGGCCTGTCGAAGCCGACCGCCGCGCTCGTGGTCCGCTGGTCGGCCTGGGCGGGCCCGCTGCTGATCACGCTCCTTGCGGGCCTGACGCGGTTCTGGAACCTGGGCAGCCCGAAGGCGGTGATATTCGACGAGACGTACTACGCCAAGGACGCGTGGGCGCTGATCCACCGCGGATACGAGGTCAACTGGGCCAAGGACGCCAACGAGCTGATCCTGCAGAGGAACGGCGACGTCCCGATCCCGTCGGAGGCCGCGTACGTCGTCCATCCGCCGGTCGGCAAGTACGTGATCGGGCTCGGCGAGTGGCTGTTCGGGTTCACGCCCTTCGGCTGGCGGTTCATGACGGCCCTGCTCGGCACGCTGTCCGTGCTGATGCTGTGCCGGATCGGCCGCCGTCTGTTCCGCTCGACGTTCCTCGGCTGCCTCGCGGGCGGTCTGATGGCTGTCGACGGGCTGCACTTCGTGATGAGCCGCACGGCGCTGCTCGACCAGGTGCTGATGTTCTTCGTGCTCGCGGCCTTCGGCTGCCTGCTCATCGACCGGGACAGGACGCGCGCCCGCCTCGCCGCCGCTCTGCCACCGGACGAGGACGGAGTCGTACGCCCCGACGCGTACACGGCGGAACACACCCGTCTCGGCCTGCGTCCCTGGCGCTGGGCGGCCGGGCTGATGCTCGGCCTCGCCATCGGCACCAAGTGGAACGGCCTGTACGTACTGGTCGCGTTCTGCCTGCTGACGGTCCTGTGGGATGTCGGCTCACGCAGGGTCGCGGGCGCCCGGCACCCGTACAAGGCGGTGCTCAAGCGCGACACGGGCCTGGCGTTCGTGGCGACCGTGCCGGTGGCGATCGTCACGTATCTCGCCTCCTGGACCGGCTGGATCCTGTCCCCCTCCGACGGCACCGGCGCCTACTTCCGCAACTGGGCGGCCACCGAGGGCAAGGGCGGCAACTGGACCTTCCTGCCCGACTGGCTGCGCAGCCTGTGGCACTACGAGCACCAGGTGTACGAGTTCCATGTCGGCCTCACCTCGGCGCACACGTACCAGTCGAACCCGTGGAGCTGGATCGTCACCGGCCGCCCGGTCTCGTACTTCTACGAGTCCCCGCAGCCCGGCAAGGACGGCTGCCCCGTCGACGCGGGCGAGAAGTGCGCCCGCGAGGTCCTCGCCCTCGGCACGCCCCTGCTGTGGTGGGCCGCGGGCCTCGCGGTCCTCTATGTGCTGTGGCGCTGGTTCTTCCGCCGCGACTGGCGCGCGGGCGCGATCGCCTGCGGTATCGCGGCCGGCTATCTGCCCTGGTTCATGTACCAGGAGCGCACGATCTTCTTCTTCTACGCGATCGTCTTCCTGCCGTTCCTGTGCCTGGCCCTGGCGATGATGATCGGCGCGATCCTGGGCCCGCCCGGTTCGAGCGAACGCCGCCGCGTGGCGGGCGCGGCGACGGCGGGCGTCCTGGTCCTGCTGATCGCCTGGAACTTCATCTATTTCTGGCCGATCTACACCGGCCAGGCCATCCCGATAGACACCTGGCGATCACGAATGTGGCTGGACACCTGGGTTTGA